One Mycolicibacterium parafortuitum DNA segment encodes these proteins:
- a CDS encoding M18 family aminopeptidase, with protein MPASPQGLCQFIDASPSPFHACRTAADRLVEAGFTELSESDEWPGAGDHFVVRAGSLIAWRCGEDDRALPFRIVGAHTDSPNLRVKQHPDRFLSGWQIVALQPYGGAWLNSWLDRDLGVSGRLSVREGTGTGTGIRHLLVRIDAPVLRVPQLAIHLSEDRKGVELNPQRHVNAVWGVGDRSRSFLGFVADEAGVDEDDVLGFDLMTHDLSPSRLVGADDALVSAPRLDNQATCYAGLEAFLAAEPGCGVVPVLVLFDHEEVGSQSDHGAQSDLLLTVLERITLAAGGNREDFLRRLPDSIVASGDMAHATHPNYPDRHEPGHLIEVNAGPVLKVQPNLRYATDGRTAAAFALACAQAGVNLQRYEHRADLPCGSTIGPMTAAGTGIPTVDVGAAQLAMHSAREVMGAADVADYAAALAAFLSPA; from the coding sequence ATGCCTGCTAGCCCCCAGGGTCTCTGCCAGTTCATCGACGCCTCTCCGTCGCCGTTCCACGCCTGTCGCACCGCGGCGGACCGGCTGGTCGAGGCCGGGTTCACCGAACTGTCCGAGAGCGACGAGTGGCCGGGTGCCGGGGATCATTTCGTGGTGCGGGCCGGATCGCTGATCGCGTGGCGGTGCGGTGAGGACGACCGTGCGCTGCCGTTCCGGATCGTCGGCGCGCACACCGACAGCCCCAACCTGCGGGTCAAACAGCATCCGGACCGGTTCCTGTCGGGATGGCAGATCGTCGCGCTGCAGCCGTACGGCGGCGCCTGGCTGAACTCCTGGCTGGACCGCGATCTCGGCGTCAGCGGACGGCTGTCCGTGCGGGAGGGCACCGGGACCGGCACAGGGATCCGTCATCTGCTGGTCCGCATCGACGCACCGGTCCTGCGGGTGCCGCAGCTGGCGATCCACCTGTCCGAGGACCGCAAGGGGGTGGAGCTGAACCCGCAGCGGCATGTCAACGCGGTGTGGGGGGTCGGCGACCGGTCCCGCTCGTTCCTCGGGTTCGTGGCCGACGAGGCCGGCGTCGACGAGGATGACGTACTGGGCTTCGACCTGATGACCCACGACCTGAGCCCGTCTCGGCTGGTCGGCGCCGACGACGCCCTGGTCAGCGCGCCGCGGCTGGACAACCAGGCGACCTGCTACGCCGGGCTGGAGGCCTTTCTGGCCGCCGAGCCCGGCTGCGGTGTGGTGCCGGTGCTGGTGCTGTTCGACCACGAGGAGGTCGGCTCGCAGTCCGACCACGGTGCCCAGTCCGATCTGCTGCTGACGGTGCTGGAGCGCATCACCCTGGCCGCGGGCGGGAACCGCGAGGACTTCCTGCGCCGGCTGCCCGACTCGATCGTCGCGTCCGGGGACATGGCGCATGCGACGCATCCGAACTATCCGGACCGGCACGAGCCCGGCCACCTGATCGAGGTCAACGCGGGCCCGGTGCTCAAGGTGCAGCCGAATCTGCGCTACGCCACCGACGGCCGCACCGCCGCGGCCTTCGCGCTGGCCTGTGCGCAGGCCGGGGTGAATCTGCAGCGCTACGAACACCGCGCCGACCTGCCCTGTGGCTCCACCATCGGGCCGATGACCGCGGCGGGCACCGGGATCCCGACCGTCGACGTCGGCGCGGCGCAGCTGGCGATGCATTCGGCACGCGAGGTGATGGGCGCGGCCGATGTCGCCGATTACGCCGCCGCACTCGCGGCGTTTTTGTCACCGGCGTGA
- a CDS encoding VOC family protein, giving the protein MALKIEMITFDCVDPDALADWWAGAAGGDVNAVAPGEFVMVVAEGRPTLGFQRVPDPTPGKNKVHLDLHAEDREAEVARLVGLGARETGRNNFGPEFEWVVMADPEGNAFCVA; this is encoded by the coding sequence ATGGCACTCAAGATCGAGATGATCACTTTCGACTGTGTGGATCCCGACGCGCTCGCCGACTGGTGGGCGGGCGCGGCGGGTGGAGACGTGAACGCCGTGGCTCCAGGCGAATTCGTGATGGTCGTCGCCGAGGGGCGTCCCACGCTGGGGTTCCAGCGGGTGCCCGACCCGACGCCCGGCAAGAACAAGGTGCACCTCGATCTGCACGCCGAGGACCGCGAGGCCGAGGTGGCCCGGTTGGTCGGGCTGGGTGCGCGGGAGACCGGTCGCAACAACTTCGGCCCCGAGTTCGAATGGGTGGTGATGGCCGACCCCGAGGGCAACGCGTTCTGTGTGGCCTGA
- the purL gene encoding phosphoribosylformylglycinamidine synthase subunit PurL gives MTSGLTQEVDTVERAAATPGQPQPYRELGLKDDEYERIREILGRRPTDAELAMYSVMWSEHCSYKSSKVHLRYFGETTTEKMRQAMLAGIGENAGVVDIGDGWAATFKVESHNHPSYIEPYQGAATGVGGIVRDIMAMGARPVAVMDQLRFGAADAPDTRRVLDGVVRGVGGYGNSLGLPNIGGETIFDASYAGNPLVNALCVGVLRKEDLKLAFASGAGNKIILFGARTGLDGIGGVSVLASETFGGDESGSSGRKKLPSVQVGDPFTEKVLIECCLELYAADLVVGIQDLGGAGLSCATSELASAGDGGMKVELDQVPLRAANMTPAEILSSESQERMCAVVTPENVDAFMAVCRKWDVLATVIGEVTDSGRLEITWHGETVVDVPPRTVAHEGPVYERPVARPDSQDALIADTSAALQRPQTGDELRATLLAMLGSPHLCSRAFITEQYDRYVRGNTVLAEHADGGVLRVDEQTGRGIAISTDASGRYTALDPYTGAQLALAEAYRNVAVTGATPIAVTNCLNFGSPEDPGVMWQFSQAVRGLADGAAALGIPVTGGNVSFYNQTGTTAILPTPVVGVLGVIDDVKRRIPTGLGAEPGETLILLGDTHDELDGSIWAEVTAGHLGGVPPKVDLQREQLLAEVLTAASRDGLVSAAHDLSEGGLIQAVVEAALAGETGVRLVLPEEFQDGTGPFVFLFSESSGRVLVAVPRTEESRFTAMCEARGLPATRIGVVDHGPEGGEPAVEVQGQFTVTLEELRRTSEGVLPGLFG, from the coding sequence GTGACGTCTGGGCTGACCCAAGAGGTAGACACTGTCGAGCGGGCCGCGGCCACCCCCGGCCAGCCCCAGCCCTATCGGGAACTCGGGCTCAAGGACGACGAATACGAGCGGATCCGCGAGATCCTCGGCCGTCGTCCCACCGATGCCGAGCTGGCGATGTACTCGGTGATGTGGAGCGAGCACTGCTCCTACAAGTCGTCGAAGGTGCATCTGCGCTACTTCGGTGAGACCACCACCGAGAAGATGCGCCAGGCCATGCTCGCCGGTATCGGCGAGAACGCCGGCGTCGTCGACATCGGCGACGGCTGGGCGGCGACGTTCAAAGTCGAGTCGCACAACCACCCGTCCTACATCGAGCCGTACCAGGGTGCGGCCACCGGTGTCGGCGGCATCGTGCGCGACATCATGGCGATGGGCGCACGCCCGGTGGCCGTCATGGACCAGCTGCGCTTCGGCGCGGCCGACGCCCCCGACACCCGGCGCGTCCTCGACGGCGTGGTGCGCGGTGTCGGCGGCTACGGGAACTCGCTGGGGCTGCCGAACATCGGCGGCGAGACGATCTTCGACGCCAGCTACGCCGGAAACCCTCTGGTCAACGCGCTGTGCGTCGGCGTGCTGCGTAAAGAGGACCTCAAGCTCGCCTTCGCGTCCGGTGCCGGCAACAAGATCATCCTGTTCGGCGCGCGGACCGGCCTCGACGGTATCGGCGGCGTGTCGGTGCTGGCGTCGGAGACGTTCGGCGGCGACGAGTCGGGCAGCTCGGGCCGCAAGAAGCTGCCCAGCGTCCAGGTCGGTGACCCGTTCACCGAGAAGGTACTTATCGAGTGCTGCCTCGAGCTCTACGCCGCCGACCTGGTGGTCGGTATCCAGGATCTCGGTGGTGCCGGATTGTCCTGCGCCACTTCAGAGCTCGCGTCCGCCGGCGACGGCGGGATGAAGGTCGAACTGGATCAGGTGCCGCTGCGCGCGGCGAACATGACCCCGGCGGAGATCCTGTCCAGCGAGTCGCAGGAGCGCATGTGCGCGGTGGTGACGCCCGAGAACGTCGACGCGTTCATGGCGGTGTGCCGCAAGTGGGACGTACTCGCCACCGTGATCGGTGAGGTCACCGACAGCGGTCGGCTGGAGATCACCTGGCACGGCGAGACCGTCGTCGACGTGCCGCCGCGCACCGTGGCGCACGAGGGCCCCGTCTACGAACGGCCCGTTGCGCGCCCGGACAGCCAGGACGCGCTGATCGCCGACACATCGGCGGCGCTTCAGCGCCCGCAGACCGGCGACGAACTGAGGGCGACCCTGCTGGCGATGCTCGGCAGCCCGCACCTGTGCAGCCGCGCGTTCATCACCGAGCAGTACGACCGCTACGTGCGCGGCAACACCGTGCTCGCCGAGCACGCCGACGGCGGCGTGCTGCGGGTCGACGAGCAGACCGGCCGCGGCATCGCGATCTCCACCGACGCGTCCGGGCGCTACACCGCGCTGGACCCGTACACCGGGGCGCAGCTCGCGCTGGCCGAGGCCTACCGCAACGTCGCCGTCACCGGCGCCACCCCGATCGCGGTGACCAACTGCCTGAACTTCGGCTCGCCCGAGGATCCCGGGGTGATGTGGCAGTTCTCCCAGGCCGTCCGCGGTCTCGCCGATGGCGCTGCGGCGCTGGGGATTCCGGTCACCGGCGGCAACGTCAGCTTCTACAACCAGACCGGCACCACGGCGATCCTGCCCACCCCGGTGGTCGGTGTCCTCGGCGTGATCGACGACGTGAAGCGCCGTATCCCGACGGGTCTGGGCGCCGAGCCGGGCGAGACGCTGATCCTGCTCGGCGACACGCACGACGAACTCGACGGCTCGATCTGGGCCGAGGTGACCGCCGGACACCTCGGCGGCGTCCCGCCGAAGGTGGACCTGCAGCGCGAGCAACTGCTGGCCGAGGTGCTGACCGCCGCGTCGCGCGACGGACTGGTCTCCGCCGCCCACGACCTGTCCGAGGGCGGCCTGATCCAGGCCGTCGTCGAGGCGGCGCTGGCCGGGGAGACGGGCGTGCGGCTGGTGCTCCCCGAGGAGTTCCAAGACGGCACAGGCCCGTTCGTGTTCCTGTTCTCCGAGTCGTCGGGCCGGGTGCTCGTCGCGGTGCCGCGCACCGAGGAGAGCCGCTTCACCGCGATGTGCGAGGCGCGCGGGCTGCCCGCGACCCGCATCGGCGTCGTGGACCACGGACCCGAGGGTGGCGAACCCGCCGTCGAGGTCCAGGGCCAGTTCACCGTGACCCTCGAGGAGTTGCGGCGCACGTCGGAAGGCGTGCTGCCCGGGTTGTTCGGGTGA
- a CDS encoding alpha/beta hydrolase codes for MTASDTEKSPPYVWAWHLLRLDFTGVALGALLFCVSLTPSLLPRDWLFQGLIGGLNAAIGYGIGVFVERMLRRFVLRDRTWWPPPRRILLTLKAIVVVGALGASVLMVIPAAAWQRQVSALMGMEGPTTTGYLRLLIIAVVVAALCIAVTRLLLDLIKTLARLLIRRWRLSDELALFIGTAAVVVLVITLVNGVLLRGFLAGANRVFQPQNIVTAEGVTQPEESERSGSPESFAAWDTLGYQGRSFVGTGPRADELARINGRPAREPIRVYAGLQTADSDDARMAVLLSELERTGAFDREVLVIVPTTGTGWVNPIAARSLEMMYNGDTAIVASQYSYLPSWISFMGDQQKSMAAGRLLIDTVHERWARLPAERRPRLLLYGESLGSMAGQAAFDWLPDIGRMGFSSVLWVGPPHASPLWRAVTVRRDPGTPQVQPRYDGGRTVRFSQGNNAVQIAADSATPWDEPRVLFLQHSSDPIVWWSEDLLFTRPDWLSEPPGRDRTASMRWYPIVTFWQVAADMTNAASVPGGHGHNYGDFILDGWVGVAPPDGWTGADTERIRAALADTESEDGVS; via the coding sequence GTGACGGCGAGCGACACCGAGAAGAGTCCCCCGTACGTCTGGGCGTGGCACCTGCTCCGCCTGGACTTCACCGGTGTCGCGCTGGGGGCGCTGCTCTTCTGTGTGTCGCTGACGCCGTCGCTGCTGCCGCGCGACTGGTTGTTCCAAGGCCTCATCGGCGGTCTGAACGCCGCGATCGGCTACGGCATCGGGGTGTTCGTCGAGCGGATGCTGCGCCGCTTCGTGCTGCGCGATCGGACGTGGTGGCCACCACCGCGCCGAATCCTGCTGACACTCAAAGCCATCGTGGTGGTGGGTGCGCTGGGCGCGTCGGTGTTGATGGTCATCCCCGCCGCCGCGTGGCAACGGCAGGTCTCGGCGCTGATGGGGATGGAGGGCCCGACCACCACGGGCTACCTAAGGCTGCTGATCATCGCGGTCGTGGTCGCGGCCCTGTGCATCGCGGTGACGCGGTTGCTGCTCGACCTCATCAAGACACTGGCGCGGCTGCTGATCCGGCGCTGGCGGCTGTCCGACGAGCTGGCGTTGTTCATCGGCACCGCCGCCGTCGTCGTCCTCGTCATCACGCTGGTCAACGGCGTGTTGTTGCGAGGCTTCCTGGCCGGTGCCAATCGGGTGTTCCAGCCGCAGAACATCGTCACCGCCGAAGGTGTGACACAGCCGGAGGAGTCCGAAAGGTCGGGTAGCCCAGAGTCTTTCGCAGCTTGGGACACCCTCGGCTATCAGGGCCGCAGCTTCGTCGGCACCGGGCCGCGCGCCGACGAACTCGCCCGTATCAACGGTAGACCCGCACGGGAGCCGATCCGGGTCTACGCCGGGTTACAGACCGCCGACTCCGACGACGCGCGGATGGCGGTGCTGCTCAGCGAACTCGAACGCACCGGCGCGTTCGACCGCGAGGTCCTCGTCATCGTGCCGACCACCGGCACCGGCTGGGTCAACCCGATCGCGGCTCGCTCGCTGGAGATGATGTACAACGGCGACACCGCGATCGTCGCCTCGCAGTATTCCTATCTGCCGAGCTGGATTTCGTTCATGGGCGACCAGCAGAAGTCGATGGCGGCCGGCCGGCTGCTGATCGACACCGTCCACGAGCGCTGGGCGAGGCTGCCGGCCGAGCGCCGGCCACGGCTGCTGCTGTACGGCGAGAGCCTCGGGTCGATGGCCGGGCAGGCCGCGTTCGACTGGCTGCCCGACATCGGCCGGATGGGATTCTCGTCGGTGCTGTGGGTGGGCCCGCCCCACGCCAGCCCGCTGTGGCGCGCCGTCACCGTGCGGCGCGACCCCGGCACCCCGCAGGTCCAGCCCCGTTACGACGGCGGGCGAACCGTGCGATTCTCACAGGGCAACAACGCCGTGCAGATCGCGGCCGACTCCGCGACCCCGTGGGACGAGCCCAGAGTGCTTTTCCTGCAACATTCTTCGGATCCGATCGTGTGGTGGTCCGAGGACCTGTTGTTCACCCGCCCCGACTGGCTCTCCGAACCTCCTGGTCGGGACCGCACCGCCTCGATGCGCTGGTATCCGATCGTCACGTTCTGGCAGGTGGCCGCCGATATGACCAATGCCGCATCGGTGCCCGGCGGGCACGGGCACAACTACGGGGATTTCATCCTCGACGGCTGGGTCGGTGTCGCGCCGCCCGACGGCTGGACCGGCGCGGACACCGAGCGGATCCGCGCCGCACTCGCCGACACCGAATCCGAAGACGGCGTCTCCTGA
- a CDS encoding Rv0804 family intramembrane glutamic endopeptidase gives MRDGLRAGALALTVLGWSVLAPRLPQRWNPLPQMAFGAALAVLSRRSLGLRPPRLWRGVRWGSAVAVPVAAAVAATTLLPPVRAGMAARELPASPARWLLLGIPLATVWSEEVAFRAALRTAAEQAWGPDAGNLFAATVFGLSHIPDARAAGDPVLGTVLVTGAAGWGLGWLHARSGSLAAPMIVHLVLNEAGAVAALAIQRRRCARARPARAARSAGRRSRS, from the coding sequence ATGCGTGACGGGCTGCGCGCCGGCGCGCTCGCGCTGACGGTGCTGGGCTGGAGCGTTCTCGCGCCGCGCTTGCCGCAACGATGGAACCCCCTGCCGCAGATGGCATTCGGCGCAGCGTTGGCGGTGCTGTCCCGACGGTCTCTCGGGCTGCGCCCACCTCGGCTCTGGCGCGGGGTCCGGTGGGGGAGTGCGGTCGCGGTGCCGGTCGCGGCCGCGGTCGCCGCGACCACTCTGCTCCCGCCGGTGCGCGCGGGGATGGCCGCCCGGGAGCTGCCGGCGAGCCCGGCGCGCTGGCTGTTGCTGGGTATCCCGCTCGCGACGGTGTGGTCCGAGGAGGTCGCGTTCCGTGCCGCACTGCGCACCGCAGCCGAACAGGCGTGGGGGCCCGACGCCGGGAACCTGTTCGCGGCCACCGTGTTCGGGCTGTCGCACATCCCCGATGCGCGCGCCGCGGGCGATCCGGTACTGGGCACGGTGCTGGTCACCGGCGCCGCGGGCTGGGGATTGGGCTGGCTGCACGCCAGATCAGGCAGTCTCGCCGCCCCGATGATCGTCCATCTGGTCCTCAACGAGGCGGGCGCGGTTGCGGCACTGGCTATCCAACGCCGACGTTGCGCACGTGCGCGACCAGCTCGTGCGGCTCGGTCCGCTGGTCGTCGATCCCGAAGCTGA
- a CDS encoding PPOX class F420-dependent oxidoreductase, with the protein MTFTAFEIDYLNQSDLGRLATIQPDGTPQNSPVGFAYNAELGTIDIAGYEMAKSRKYRNVATNDRVAFVVDDVTSRDPWRVRCLEIRGTAVQAESGGAPIIRVIPRRVISFGIDDQRTEPHELVAHVRNVGVG; encoded by the coding sequence ATGACGTTCACAGCGTTCGAGATCGACTACCTCAACCAGTCGGACCTCGGCAGGCTGGCCACCATCCAGCCCGACGGCACGCCGCAGAACAGCCCGGTCGGGTTCGCCTACAACGCCGAGCTCGGCACCATCGACATCGCCGGCTATGAGATGGCCAAGAGCCGCAAGTACCGCAATGTCGCGACGAACGACCGGGTCGCGTTCGTCGTCGACGACGTCACGTCCCGGGATCCGTGGCGGGTGCGCTGCCTGGAGATCCGGGGCACGGCGGTGCAGGCCGAATCCGGTGGCGCGCCGATCATCCGCGTCATCCCGCGGCGGGTGATCAGCTTCGGGATCGACGACCAGCGGACCGAGCCGCACGAGCTGGTCGCGCACGTGCGCAACGTCGGCGTTGGATAG
- a CDS encoding sterol carrier family protein, with protein sequence MAARRPPDPATTRAAVTAVADWLRDDTVAAPPRPQLAEAVRATARTLAAVAPGSSVEVRVPPFVAVQCIAGPAHTRGNPPNVVETDPRTWLLLATGLLSVDDAAAAGALQLSGSRAREIAAALPLVPLS encoded by the coding sequence ATGGCCGCCCGTCGTCCCCCCGATCCGGCAACCACGCGCGCCGCCGTGACCGCGGTCGCCGACTGGTTACGCGATGACACCGTCGCCGCGCCGCCGCGACCGCAGCTGGCCGAGGCGGTGCGTGCGACCGCCCGCACGCTGGCAGCGGTCGCGCCCGGTTCCTCGGTCGAGGTCCGCGTCCCGCCGTTCGTCGCGGTGCAGTGCATCGCCGGACCGGCACACACCCGGGGCAATCCGCCCAACGTCGTCGAGACCGACCCGCGGACCTGGCTGCTGCTGGCCACCGGGCTGCTCTCCGTCGACGACGCGGCCGCCGCCGGGGCGCTGCAGCTGTCCGGATCACGGGCCCGCGAGATCGCCGCGGCGCTGCCGCTGGTCCCGCTGAGCTGA
- the purF gene encoding amidophosphoribosyltransferase, whose protein sequence is MTAEQLDNEPKEECGVFGVWAPGEEVAKLTYYGLYALQHRGQEAAGIAVADGSQVLVFKDLGLVSQVFDEQTLAAMHGHVAVGHCRYSTTGSTTWENAQPVFRNTAAGTGVALGHNGNLVNTAELAALARDEGLMSDHGATAATTDSDILGALLAHGAADSSLEQAALKLLPTVRGAFCLTFMDENTLYAARDPYGVRPLSLGRLDRGWVVASETAALDIVGASFVRDIEPGELLAIDADGVRSTRFANPTPKGCVFEYVYLARPDSTIVGRSVHATRVDIGRRLAREKPVDADLVIGVPESGTPAAVGYAQESGIPFGQGLMKNAYVGRTFIQPSQTIRQLGIRLKLNPLKEVIRGKRLIVVDDSIVRGNTQRALVRMLREAGAVEVHVRIASPPVKWPCFYGIDFATPAELIANAASNSADEHEVLEGVRRAIGADTLGYISREGMIAATEQPPTRLCSACFDGDYPIELPGETALGKNVIEHMLATAARTGIPVTVENDNASALRRP, encoded by the coding sequence GTGACCGCCGAACAGCTCGATAACGAGCCCAAGGAAGAGTGCGGAGTATTCGGCGTATGGGCACCGGGCGAGGAGGTGGCGAAGCTCACTTACTACGGCCTGTATGCGTTGCAGCACAGAGGGCAGGAAGCCGCGGGCATCGCCGTCGCCGACGGATCCCAGGTGCTGGTTTTCAAAGACCTCGGTCTGGTCAGCCAGGTGTTCGACGAACAGACGCTGGCCGCGATGCACGGCCACGTCGCCGTCGGGCACTGCCGCTACTCGACCACGGGCTCCACCACCTGGGAGAACGCCCAACCGGTCTTCCGTAACACCGCGGCGGGCACCGGTGTCGCGCTCGGGCACAACGGCAACCTGGTCAACACCGCAGAACTGGCCGCGCTCGCCCGCGACGAGGGCCTGATGAGCGACCACGGCGCCACCGCGGCCACCACCGACTCCGACATCCTGGGCGCGCTGCTCGCCCACGGCGCCGCCGATTCGTCGCTGGAACAGGCCGCCCTGAAACTTCTGCCGACGGTGCGCGGCGCGTTCTGCCTGACCTTCATGGACGAGAACACCCTGTACGCGGCGCGCGACCCGTACGGTGTGCGCCCGTTGTCGCTGGGCCGGCTGGACCGCGGCTGGGTGGTCGCGTCGGAAACCGCGGCGCTCGACATCGTCGGTGCCTCATTCGTCCGCGACATCGAACCCGGCGAGCTGTTGGCCATCGACGCCGACGGTGTCCGATCCACCCGCTTCGCCAACCCGACGCCCAAAGGCTGCGTCTTCGAGTACGTCTACCTCGCCCGCCCCGACAGCACGATCGTCGGCCGCTCGGTGCACGCCACCCGGGTCGACATCGGCCGCCGGCTGGCCCGCGAGAAGCCGGTCGACGCCGACCTGGTGATCGGTGTCCCCGAATCCGGCACGCCCGCGGCCGTGGGGTACGCGCAGGAGTCCGGCATCCCGTTCGGGCAGGGCCTGATGAAGAACGCCTACGTCGGGCGCACCTTCATCCAGCCGTCCCAGACGATCCGTCAGCTCGGTATCCGGCTCAAGCTCAACCCGCTCAAAGAGGTCATCCGCGGTAAGCGGCTGATCGTCGTCGACGACTCCATCGTGCGCGGCAACACCCAACGTGCCCTGGTCCGGATGTTGCGCGAGGCCGGAGCGGTCGAGGTACACGTGCGGATCGCGTCGCCGCCCGTGAAATGGCCGTGCTTTTACGGCATCGACTTCGCCACACCCGCCGAACTGATCGCCAACGCGGCGAGCAACAGCGCCGACGAGCACGAGGTGCTCGAAGGCGTGCGGCGCGCGATCGGGGCCGACACCCTCGGCTACATCAGCCGCGAAGGCATGATCGCCGCCACCGAGCAGCCCCCGACGCGGCTGTGCTCGGCCTGCTTCGACGGCGACTACCCGATCGAACTGCCGGGGGAGACCGCGCTGGGCAAGAACGTCATCGAGCACATGCTCGCGACGGCCGCGCGCACCGGCATCCCGGTGACCGTCGAGAACGACAACGCCTCCGCGCTGCGCAGGCCCTGA
- a CDS encoding NAD(P)H-binding protein, which yields MPDEDVRTLVTGATGYIGGRLVPELLGRGARVRAMARTPAKLDRAPWRDQVEVVRGDLTDADSLTSAFDGMDVVYYLVHSMGTSRDFVEEERRSARNVVEAAKKAGVRRIVYLSGLHPEGTALSRHLGSRVEVGEILLESGIETVVLQAGIVIGSGSASFEMVRHLTDRLPVMTTPKWVHNKIQPIAIGDVLHYLAEAATAEFGESRTWDVGGPDVMEYGDAMQGYAQVAGLRRRLMVVLPFLTPTIASWWVGLVTPIPSGLARPLVESLECDAICHEHDIDAVIPPPDGGLTGYLDAVRNELRAEGRAADRKRQLLRFSPTTQ from the coding sequence ATGCCTGACGAGGATGTCCGAACCCTGGTGACGGGTGCCACCGGTTATATCGGCGGTCGGTTGGTTCCCGAGTTGCTCGGCCGGGGCGCCCGCGTGCGGGCGATGGCGCGCACCCCCGCCAAGCTGGACAGGGCCCCGTGGCGCGACCAGGTCGAGGTGGTGCGCGGTGATCTCACCGACGCCGACTCGCTGACCTCGGCTTTCGACGGCATGGACGTCGTCTACTACCTGGTGCATTCGATGGGCACCTCGCGTGACTTCGTCGAGGAGGAGCGCCGGTCGGCGCGCAACGTCGTGGAAGCCGCCAAGAAGGCCGGTGTCCGCAGGATCGTGTACCTCAGCGGTCTGCATCCCGAAGGCACCGCGCTGTCGCGCCATCTCGGGTCCCGCGTCGAGGTCGGCGAGATCCTGCTGGAGTCCGGCATCGAGACCGTCGTGCTGCAGGCCGGCATCGTGATCGGGTCCGGATCGGCATCGTTCGAGATGGTCCGTCACCTGACCGACCGGCTGCCGGTGATGACCACGCCGAAGTGGGTGCACAACAAGATCCAGCCGATCGCGATCGGCGATGTCCTGCACTATCTGGCCGAGGCGGCCACCGCGGAGTTCGGCGAATCGCGCACCTGGGACGTCGGCGGGCCGGACGTGATGGAGTACGGCGACGCGATGCAGGGCTACGCGCAGGTGGCGGGGTTGCGGCGCCGGCTGATGGTGGTGCTGCCGTTCCTGACCCCGACGATCGCGAGCTGGTGGGTGGGTCTGGTCACGCCGATCCCGTCCGGGCTGGCGCGGCCGCTGGTCGAATCCCTGGAGTGCGATGCGATCTGCCACGAGCACGACATCGACGCGGTGATCCCGCCCCCCGACGGCGGCCTGACCGGATACCTCGATGCGGTGCGCAACGAGTTGCGTGCGGAGGGACGCGCCGCGGACCGGAAGCGTCAGCTGCTGCGGTTCAGTCCCACGACGCAGTGA
- the purM gene encoding phosphoribosylformylglycinamidine cyclo-ligase, giving the protein MTKGFEQSERAEQHGISYASAGVDIEAGDRAVELFKPLAKKATRPEVRGGLGGFAGLFALRSGYREPLLASSTDGVGTKLAIAQAMDKHDTVGIDLVAMVVDDLVVCGAEPLFLQDYIAVGRTVPERVAELVSGIADGCVQAGCALLGGETAEHPGLMAPDHYDISATGIGVVEADDVLGPDRVRPGDVVIAMASTGLHSNGYSLARHVLLEIDHMNLAGHVEEFGRTLGEELLEPTRIYAKDCLALVAETQVRTFCHVTGGGLAANLDRVIPHGLVAELDRGTWTPAPVFGMIAQRGRIERAEMEKTFNMGVGMVAVVAPEDTDRALAVLTARHLDCWTLGTIEKGSKDGSRAVLVGQHPRF; this is encoded by the coding sequence ATGACTAAAGGGTTCGAACAAAGCGAGCGCGCCGAACAACACGGCATTTCCTATGCGTCGGCAGGCGTGGACATCGAGGCCGGTGACCGCGCCGTCGAACTCTTCAAGCCACTGGCCAAGAAGGCGACCAGGCCCGAGGTGAGGGGTGGCCTCGGCGGCTTCGCCGGGCTGTTCGCCCTCCGCAGCGGCTACCGCGAGCCGCTGCTGGCCTCGTCCACCGACGGTGTCGGCACCAAACTGGCCATCGCGCAGGCGATGGACAAGCACGACACCGTCGGGATCGACCTTGTCGCGATGGTCGTCGACGACCTCGTCGTGTGTGGGGCCGAGCCGCTGTTCCTTCAGGACTACATCGCCGTCGGGCGCACCGTCCCCGAACGGGTCGCCGAGTTGGTGTCCGGTATCGCCGACGGGTGCGTGCAGGCCGGCTGTGCGCTGCTCGGCGGTGAGACGGCCGAACATCCCGGGCTGATGGCTCCCGACCACTACGACATCTCGGCGACCGGGATCGGTGTCGTGGAAGCCGACGACGTGCTGGGTCCCGACCGGGTGAGGCCGGGCGACGTCGTGATCGCGATGGCCTCCACGGGGCTGCACTCCAACGGCTACTCGCTGGCCCGCCACGTGCTGCTGGAGATCGACCACATGAACCTGGCCGGTCACGTGGAGGAGTTCGGCCGCACCCTCGGCGAGGAACTGCTCGAGCCGACCCGCATCTACGCCAAGGACTGCCTGGCGCTGGTCGCCGAGACCCAGGTGCGCACCTTCTGCCACGTCACCGGCGGCGGACTGGCCGCAAACCTGGACCGCGTCATCCCGCACGGCCTGGTCGCCGAACTCGATCGCGGCACGTGGACGCCCGCCCCGGTGTTCGGGATGATCGCCCAGCGGGGCCGCATCGAGCGCGCCGAGATGGAGAAGACCTTCAACATGGGGGTCGGCATGGTGGCCGTCGTCGCGCCGGAGGACACCGATCGCGCGCTGGCCGTGCTGACCGCACGTCACCTGGATTGCTGGACTCTAGGGACCATCGAAAAGGGGAGCAAGGACGGCTCACGAGCTGTGCTCGTGGGACAGCACCCGCGGTTCTGA